The following proteins are co-located in the Hydrogenobacter hydrogenophilus genome:
- a CDS encoding ATP phosphoribosyltransferase regulatory subunit, translating to MPVEERFFSFDDSERLKQSFLKACQVFEDYNFLILPTIEKHEHKIIIQHYKPFFVGTCQDGSFLSLRVDWTVSLARFLSSLRHLELPLKVFYWGNVFSLAGDLERFQMGIEHLGVKEVYSDAEVIRKLCEYLRMCSVMDFVVNVGHMGIVNRMLEKYPDKHRIIKAMFEKNFSELQSYTELTELLYMQGGKEVIQEFASKHGEFSRECEELLEISEYLENIPVIFDLSEIRLQPYYTGIVFEVFHPRLGYPLAGGGRYDKLYSLFGRDIPAVGGAVYLDRLLEL from the coding sequence ATGCCCGTTGAAGAAAGGTTCTTTTCTTTTGACGATTCTGAAAGGCTAAAACAGTCTTTTTTAAAGGCGTGCCAAGTGTTTGAAGACTATAATTTTCTTATACTCCCTACTATAGAAAAACACGAGCATAAGATTATCATTCAGCACTACAAACCTTTTTTCGTAGGGACATGTCAGGATGGTAGCTTTTTGAGTCTTAGAGTAGACTGGACAGTAAGTCTTGCAAGGTTTCTCTCAAGTTTAAGACACTTGGAACTACCGTTAAAAGTTTTTTATTGGGGAAATGTGTTTTCACTTGCGGGTGATTTAGAAAGGTTTCAGATGGGCATAGAACACTTGGGCGTTAAAGAAGTATACAGTGATGCAGAGGTAATAAGAAAGCTCTGCGAATACCTAAGGATGTGTTCTGTAATGGACTTTGTGGTAAATGTAGGTCATATGGGTATAGTAAACCGTATGTTGGAAAAATATCCAGACAAACACAGAATAATAAAAGCCATGTTTGAAAAGAACTTCTCAGAGCTACAAAGTTATACAGAACTTACGGAACTTCTCTACATGCAAGGTGGTAAAGAGGTGATTCAAGAGTTTGCAAGTAAGCACGGTGAGTTCTCTAGGGAGTGTGAAGAGCTACTTGAGATATCCGAGTACTTAGAGAACATTCCTGTGATCTTTGATCTGTCAGAGATTAGGCTACAACCTTATTATACGGGAATAGTCTTTGAAGTTTTTCACCCACGGCTTGGTTATCCTTTAGCAGGAGGAGGAAGGTACGACAAACTTTACAGTCTTTTCGGAAGAGACATACCGGCAGTAGGTGGTGCTGTTTATTTGGATAGACTTCTTGAGCTTTAA
- a CDS encoding ADP-ribose-binding protein, protein MEIVIIEGSLLQVEADVIVNPANSLGYMGGGVAGVIKRAGGSIIEEEAVSKAPIPVGSAIITTAGSLPFKGVIHAPTMEEPAMATTEEKVRKALRASLELADKMGFKSIAIPGMGTGVGRLPKDIAAKAMIEEIEKFKPVNLEKVILVDVDKELVQKWREYAR, encoded by the coding sequence ATGGAGATAGTTATAATAGAAGGCAGTTTGCTACAAGTAGAGGCAGATGTCATAGTAAATCCAGCCAACTCTCTTGGATACATGGGTGGTGGGGTCGCGGGCGTTATAAAAAGGGCAGGCGGTAGTATCATTGAAGAGGAAGCGGTCAGTAAAGCTCCTATTCCTGTAGGCTCTGCCATCATAACCACTGCAGGCAGTCTTCCCTTTAAAGGAGTTATACACGCACCCACCATGGAAGAGCCAGCGATGGCTACCACTGAGGAAAAGGTGAGAAAGGCACTGAGGGCAAGTCTTGAGCTTGCAGACAAGATGGGTTTTAAAAGTATAGCTATACCCGGGATGGGAACCGGTGTAGGAAGGCTTCCAAAGGACATTGCAGCAAAGGCTATGATAGAAGAGATAGAAAAATTCAAACCAGTAAATCTTGAAAAGGTGATCCTCGTAGATGTAGATAAGGAGTTAGTTCAAAAGTGGAGAGAATATGCCCGTTGA